In a genomic window of Maricaulis maris MCS10:
- a CDS encoding DUF3857 domain-containing transglutaminase family protein, translating to MAQHGDPDVADVTSPASGDTSPALSDPTALGTLPDSATFTPTPNFVSELAPPARGTEVFEAEGGVRYALYQLEHTNMGEDPREYVRIISEPVTSGGVDSVANGTVVFNPAFQTLEFHTLRVERDGSFEDRTDSTTIEFARRETRLERRMFDGRATAIVRFSDIRIGDRVEYSYTITGRNPALPANDSREIRLGFGAPVERMLVTSTWPNSRPPHYRQLGPAAAANVTASSEGPAQTLRFGPIPTATFTGERSAPSWIRQSPSLQLSDFANWEDVSRWSAPMYQPGSSDAVDEIADRIRAEHADPADQLVAALRFTQDEIRYLAISFGAGGYVPAMPPETLERRYGDCKAKTVLLIALLEALDIEAEAALVHTSQGRALLDGLPRHTAFNHVIVRAYLDGEAYWLDGTRREQGGRLDTLDQPDFGFALPINTDGAAPVAMEPTQFGESFFEGEEALTIHSINGDATLEVTYTARNLGADRARTSLSRTGRADLQERFLDQYGARFGAVSSTRDLTIEDDRETNVLIMHMQIGIENVLTPHEDGERLQASARMQMRSPTNGNAERNRRFPLTLTYPVHQTARLVVDLPDAMADWTLEPEARQLTVDGIDFSTVRSRDGNRITLDYTLLVDRPYLPPEEAAAALALGDQINQLTRWSLVSP from the coding sequence ATGGCCCAACATGGCGATCCGGACGTGGCCGATGTCACAAGTCCGGCTTCTGGCGACACTTCACCGGCACTGTCTGATCCCACCGCCCTTGGCACGCTACCGGATTCTGCGACTTTCACGCCGACGCCGAACTTCGTTTCTGAACTGGCTCCACCGGCCCGCGGCACGGAAGTATTCGAGGCCGAGGGTGGGGTTCGCTACGCGCTGTATCAGCTCGAGCACACCAATATGGGGGAGGATCCCCGGGAATATGTGCGGATCATCTCGGAACCCGTCACCTCGGGAGGGGTGGATTCGGTGGCCAACGGGACCGTGGTTTTCAATCCGGCCTTCCAAACCCTGGAATTCCACACCTTGCGCGTCGAGCGCGACGGCAGTTTTGAGGACCGGACAGACAGCACGACCATTGAGTTCGCCCGCCGCGAGACCCGGCTTGAGCGCCGGATGTTCGACGGCCGGGCAACGGCTATCGTCCGGTTCAGCGATATCCGCATCGGCGACCGGGTCGAGTATTCCTACACGATCACCGGTCGCAATCCGGCTCTGCCGGCCAATGACAGCCGGGAAATCCGGCTCGGTTTTGGCGCCCCTGTCGAGCGCATGCTGGTCACATCAACCTGGCCGAATTCGCGCCCGCCCCATTATCGCCAACTCGGGCCCGCCGCCGCGGCCAATGTAACCGCCTCCAGTGAGGGTCCCGCCCAGACGCTCCGCTTTGGCCCGATACCGACAGCGACTTTCACCGGGGAGCGCAGCGCGCCGTCCTGGATCCGTCAGAGTCCGTCTCTGCAACTGTCTGATTTTGCAAATTGGGAGGATGTATCCCGGTGGTCGGCACCCATGTATCAACCAGGATCGTCTGACGCCGTTGATGAGATTGCCGACAGGATCAGGGCCGAGCATGCCGATCCGGCCGATCAGCTGGTGGCAGCCTTGCGCTTCACCCAGGACGAGATCCGCTACCTCGCGATCAGCTTTGGCGCAGGTGGCTACGTCCCGGCCATGCCGCCAGAGACGCTCGAACGGCGCTATGGCGATTGCAAAGCCAAGACGGTCTTGCTCATTGCCCTGCTTGAGGCCCTGGATATCGAGGCGGAAGCGGCTCTCGTTCACACCAGTCAGGGCCGGGCATTGCTCGATGGCCTGCCCCGGCACACCGCGTTCAATCATGTGATCGTACGCGCTTATTTGGACGGTGAGGCCTATTGGCTTGACGGGACACGACGCGAGCAGGGCGGACGGCTCGACACCCTGGACCAACCCGATTTCGGCTTCGCCTTGCCGATCAACACGGACGGGGCTGCACCCGTTGCAATGGAACCGACCCAGTTCGGCGAATCTTTCTTTGAAGGCGAGGAAGCGCTGACAATCCATTCGATCAACGGCGATGCAACACTGGAGGTGACCTATACCGCCCGCAACCTCGGGGCCGATCGCGCCCGGACCTCATTGTCGCGAACCGGTCGAGCCGACCTGCAGGAGCGCTTCCTTGATCAGTATGGCGCGCGATTTGGCGCTGTCTCTTCGACCCGGGATCTGACCATCGAAGACGACCGCGAAACCAATGTATTGATCATGCATATGCAGATCGGGATCGAAAACGTGCTGACACCCCATGAGGATGGGGAACGTCTTCAGGCGAGTGCACGGATGCAGATGCGCTCGCCAACGAACGGCAATGCCGAACGCAATCGTCGCTTCCCTCTGACGCTGACCTATCCGGTGCACCAAACCGCTCGCCTCGTTGTGGACCTGCCAGATGCCATGGCTGACTGGACGCTGGAGCCGGAGGCGCGACAATTGACCGTCGACGGGATCGATTTCTCAACCGTCCGGAGCCGGGACGGCAATCGCATCACGCTGGACTACACCTTGCTGGTCGACCGCCCCTATCTGCCCCCAGAAGAAGCCGCCGCAGCCCTGGCCCTTGGCGACCAGATCAACCAGTTGACCCGGTGGTCCCTGGTCTCGCCATAA